Proteins from one Acanthopagrus latus isolate v.2019 chromosome 18, fAcaLat1.1, whole genome shotgun sequence genomic window:
- the LOC119008132 gene encoding complexin-1-like, whose protein sequence is MNFVMKQALGGATKDMGKMLGGEEEKDPDAAKKEEERQEALRQQEEERKAKYAKMEAERENIRQGIRDKYGIKKKEEKEAEAAAAMEQASEGSLTRPKKAVPTGCGDEEEEESIVDTVMKFIPTPLMDMFNKK, encoded by the exons GGGCCACCAAAGACATGGGGAAGATGCttggtggggaggaggagaaggatcCCGATGCTGcgaaaaaagaagaggaaaggcAAGAGGCGCTAaggcaacaggaggaggagagaaaggccAAATATGCaaaaatggaggcagagagagaaaacatccGACAGGGCATCAGAGATAAG TATGGCATcaaaaagaaggaggagaaggaagccGAGGCAGCGGCTGCGATGGAGCAGGCCTCCGAGGGCAGCCTGACCCGTCCGAAGAAGGCGGTTCCCACCGGCTGTGgcgacgaggaggaagaggagagcatCGTGGATACGGTCATGAAGTTCATCCCGACTCCGCTCATGGATATGTTCAATAAAAAGTAA